DNA from Thermococcus sp. LS1:
AAGGAGCCACGCCACCAGCAACGGCCTGTCGTAGGGGTAGTAGAGCTCCCCTGTGAGGGCGTAGGGCAGGGAAAGCGGGAGGAGCATTATCGATAACGTAAATCCGAGGACTCCCCCGATTACGAAAAGCACTATGTTTCCACTGCCGTAACCCATCTTCCCTCCGAGAGTAAGCTCCGCACGGTAGCCGATTATGGCAGTTGAAACCACCAGAATCGCCGCCAGAAGAAGGTTCGGGGAACTCAGCTTTCCATTTCTCCACTCGTGCACACCGTAGGCGAGCACCAGCAACAATCCACCTGCCACGGAGCTGAGCCAGACCGAAAGGTCTTTATAAAACCCGTAGGGAGCGTCCCAGTTGGCGAAGGCGATAGAGCCGGGATGGGTGAGGGCGAAGACAAGAACCACTAAAAGCCAGAACTTAAGTTCTGAGCTCCTCATAGAACCACCGGAGGATTTTTAACGCTCCCCCTAAAAAGAGTTTTTATGCTGAATTACCTCCTAGACTTCATCCTCGGCCTTGGCATTGGCCTCATAGCCGGTCTTTTTGGGGTTGGAGGGGGATTTCTCATAGTTCCCGCCCTCACGATACTCGGCCTCCCGATACACGTGGCCATAGGCACGAGTTTGACGTGCATAGTCCTCAGCTCCCTTTCCGCGGTAGCTACCCACGTAAGAAGAGGGACGGTACTCTACAGGGTTGTCCTGATTAAAGAAGCCTTTTCAATTCCTGCCGCATTAATTGGGGCATATATATCGTCTTTACTTCCCGAAAGAACCCTTAAATTTGTTTTTGCCTTGCTTCTTGTCTATCTGTCATTTAGAATGTGGCGGGGCAGGGGCACCTTCGAGTTTGAAGAGAAAGAGATTGAAACATCAAAGATCTCCGTCGTGGGGGTTGCCTCGGGACTAACGTCCGGTCTCCTGGGCATCAGCGGGGGAATTCTGAACGTCCCTCTGTTCCATGCCTACGTCGGAATCCCCATGAGATATGCCGTTGGAACTTCGAGTCTGGCGCTCTTCTTTACCGCCCTTGCCGGTTCTCTCGGTCACTACCGCCTCGGTCAGGTTGACGTTCATACCGCACTCCTACTTGCCCCAGGTCTGCTTGTGGGGGCCAGAATCGGTGCCCTTTTGGTTCACAGACTTCACCCCTGCCACCTCAAGAGGGCCTTTTCCGCCCTTCTCATTATCGTGGCACTGAAGATGCTCCTCTAAGGCTCACGTTTATTAGCCCGTTGACGAACTATTAACGGTGGCAAAAATGGATGAACTTTTCGAGGCTGTTAAGTCTGAGTACGGGGTTGAGATAAAGGATGAGAGTGATATGACCAATGCGTGGAAGCTCATCGAGGCACTCGAGGAAAGGGGATGGGTAGTCTACATAATCACTGCTAAAGACAGAAAGCAAGTCGATGCGTGGCATCCGAACTACGGAAGCTTATATGCTCAGTTTGGGGATATTCCAACGTTTGGAAGCATAATTGAGGAAATTTGTGCCGCTGCTCTGCATATAAGGGAGCTTGAGAAGAATGGAACGGTGTGAAACGTACTTTTCACAGGATTCCTCAAATAGGTTGAGCCAGTAGGTATGAACGGTGATGCCGATGGTAGGCACAAAGTGGGGGGCACTTGCCCTCGTCCTGTTGCTGCTTGGAAGCGTCGTTCCACTGAGCATGGCCGAAGACAACGCCACTGCAAGCGATGCAACCCTTCTGGACAACAGCACCAGGGAGATGGTGATAGCGGAGCAGCTCATTAACCAGCTGCAGAGGCTGAGTAAGTTTGCTGAGGATAAGATAGAACCTATTAAGGACAAGCTGCCCGAGAATTCCAGCATATTGGCCAACTATGAAACCGCAGAGGAATATAAGGACAGAGCTATCAGTGAATACGAGGCTGGCGATTACTACAACTCAATCCTGGACAGCCTGACGGCGATGCACTACTACAAGCTCGCCCTCTCGAGACTTCAGGAAGCGGCAGATAGGGTTCAGGATCTCAGGGAGCGCATCAGGATCGAGACGGAGAGGATGATGGAGTACTTCCAGATGGTCGAGAAGACCATCAGGTTCGCCCAGAACCAGGGGATCGACGTGAGCAATCTAACTCAGCTTTACAACGAGACCAAAGAGGCATACAAGCTCGTCCTCGATGATCTGAAGGCCGGAGACATAGAGAAGGCCAAGGCTGACTATGAAGCCGCCAAGGAGAAGAAGGCCCTACTTGACGAAGAGCTGAGGAAGGTTCGCGAGAAGCTCGCCTATGCCAACGCAGATAAGATAGTCCAGGAGTTCCTCATCAAGGGCGAGAAAGGAATAGAAATAGCCCAGCAGGCAATCGAGAAGGCCCGGGAGAACGGCTATAACGTCACCGAGCTCCAGGAGAGACTCGATGCCTTCGTCGCGGTGTACAATGAGGTGAAGACCCTTGCCGACGAGGGCAAGTGGGAGGAGGCCCTCAAAGTAATGGATGAAAACAGAGAAACCATCAGGGAATTCCAAAAAGCCATTGAGTTCATTAGGATGAAGGTCTACGAAAGGGAGCTCGAGGAGAAGCTCAAGGACGTGAGAGCATTCCTCATGGAGATGAAGAACAGGATTGAGAAGGATGCCAAGGCGCTGGCCGAGCTCAAGAGGGAGGGCGTGGACACCATCCCCGCGGAGATTCAGCTGAAGGTCGCGGTGCAGGAGCTCAGGATCGGCGTTGAACTCCTTAAGGACAGGAAGCCGCTCCAGGCCAAGGCTCATTTCGCAATAGCCCTGGACATGCTCCACAGGGTCGACGAGTTCATCCTTGCCCATGCATGACCTTTCCCTTTTTTCATTTGATTTGGAGGGATGCTTAAATGGAGAGGAAGTCGCTCGTGATATTCATGATAACGGCTCTCATTCTCGTTCCGGTGGTTAGTGGAGAGTATACCGTCTCGTCTCTGGTTCTGACCGTCTACGAGGACGGCTACGTTAAGGTTGAATACGAGCTCCTCCCCGCTGATTACGCCTCTCAAATTGAGGTTTCCCTCCTCGGAGAGCATTATGAGAACCTCTTTGTAGAGGATGAGAACGGGAACCCCCTGAACTTCCGGCTAGATAACGGTAGCCTTTTGATTTACTCAGAGGATGCCCAGGTCGTCAGGGTCTCCTATTATACCCCCGACTTAACATCCAAGGAGGGCATTGTCTGGACACTCAAGGTTTCGTCTGAGAGTCCTTTCACCGTGGTTCTCCCAGAGAACTCCATAGTGGTTGACCTGAGTGACATTCCTCTTGAAATAGCAGGCGACTCCATAACTATGCCTTCCGGAAATCAGAGCGTCTCCTACACAATCCAGTATACGGGAACTTCTGAGAGGAACTCGTCGAACTACCTCCTCATTGCTCTCCTCGTTGGTGCTGCCACGGTTGGGAGTATAGTCGCATATCTCATCAAAGGGAGAGGCAGCGGGAGGGTGGAAAGACCCAAGCTCACGCGCGAGGAGTTTGAGAGGAGGCTTGAGGGACTCGAGCTAAACGATGAGGAAAAGAGGGCCCTGCTCTATATCTTTGACAAAGGCGGCAGAGCGAGTCAGGCGGAGGTACGGGAGGCCATTGGACTTCCCAAAACTACTGCCTGGAGGATGTTCAAGCGCCTGGAGCGGAAAGGGCTGGTGAAGGTTATAAAGGGCAGAAAGGAAAACTGGGTGGAGCTGAGGTTTTAACCAGAACATGAGTTTCTCTAGCCTTAAAAGTTTATTTCTGGCCTTTCAATTTCTAATTTCCCCTATGGAAACGTGGGGAAACGTTCTGAAACACGAAAATTCCAGCGGGTTCCTAATATATTAGTCGTGCCTAATCATTATCAAGGTGAGAGCCATGAAGATGAGTATGAAAACATTGTTGGTGCTCTTTATAGGGGCACTGATACCCCTTAGCACTGCAGCGTGGGCTGCCAGTGTAAACGCTACTGAGACCACCAACGTTACTGCACCAGCCAACGGAACCCTGTTAGTAAATGCTACCAACATGACCAACGTCACGAACACCACCAATACTAGCCTCCAGACAGCGGCGTATAACCTCCTGATTATAGTGGATAACGTCGCGAACTACACTGCCAATATGATAGCCGATCTCAACGTGAGTAACGTTACCTTGCCAAACTGGACATTGGAGGCATATTACCAAGCGGAGACAATGAGGAAAGAGGCGTGGGATCTTTACTATGCAGGAAATTATGAAGGGAGTATAAACGCATCGATGTCTGCACTAGAACTCTACAAGGAGGCAGTTGAAGAACTAATGGACTACTACACAGATCACCAGGAACACCAGATAGAGGAGCAATATGAGTACTATGAACTCATTATGGAGGCTAAGGAAGAACTCAACAGGGCAGCTGAATACTTCCCGTATGTTGAGAAGGTAATTAAGGAGGCTCAGGCTGAAGGCCTCAACGTTACCGCTGTTGTAGAGCTCTACAACCAGACAAAAGAGGCTTATCTAGTGGTTGCCCAGGACATCGCCAACACCGACGGCAACATAACGAAGCTTGAGAACGACCTTGATTATGCAGAAGAGCTCATGGACAAGCTCGAAGACGCCGTTGAGGAGCTGACCGAGCAGATAGTGGACGCCAAGGCAGAGGAGATAAGCTATGCCTTCATGGAAAAGCTCCAGGAACAGATGAAGCTCATGCAGGAGTTAATGGCCATGCTCCAGAACTCTACTATCATCAACGCAACTTATCTAGCGGAAGACTTTGCGGAGTTGCAGATGATGTACGAACAGTTTACCCAGCTCGTTGAGAGTGGTCAGTACGAGGAAGCGCTTGATATGCTCCACGACATCAACGAAGAGCTCAAGGACATAGTCGACGAAACCAAGGAGATTGAGAAAGAGATGCACGAAGAAAAGGAGTACGATGATGAGTATGAGGACGA
Protein-coding regions in this window:
- a CDS encoding helix-turn-helix domain-containing protein, with the translated sequence MERKSLVIFMITALILVPVVSGEYTVSSLVLTVYEDGYVKVEYELLPADYASQIEVSLLGEHYENLFVEDENGNPLNFRLDNGSLLIYSEDAQVVRVSYYTPDLTSKEGIVWTLKVSSESPFTVVLPENSIVVDLSDIPLEIAGDSITMPSGNQSVSYTIQYTGTSERNSSNYLLIALLVGAATVGSIVAYLIKGRGSGRVERPKLTREEFERRLEGLELNDEEKRALLYIFDKGGRASQAEVREAIGLPKTTAWRMFKRLERKGLVKVIKGRKENWVELRF
- a CDS encoding sulfite exporter TauE/SafE family protein, producing MLNYLLDFILGLGIGLIAGLFGVGGGFLIVPALTILGLPIHVAIGTSLTCIVLSSLSAVATHVRRGTVLYRVVLIKEAFSIPAALIGAYISSLLPERTLKFVFALLLVYLSFRMWRGRGTFEFEEKEIETSKISVVGVASGLTSGLLGISGGILNVPLFHAYVGIPMRYAVGTSSLALFFTALAGSLGHYRLGQVDVHTALLLAPGLLVGARIGALLVHRLHPCHLKRAFSALLIIVALKMLL